ctattatcattttttccGGTATcgtcattattttttgtgttttctttatatatatgtgttaaagaattaaatgaatttattaagcattctttaaaaatatccataaatatattttgctctattatataattcaatgtttttaaaattaaaatagttccaattatattaacattTATACCTGCTAATGGTAAAGTGCTATCTTTACTAAATTGaaaattggaaaaattaaaatttttatacacatttttttcatttaacatatttatattatatgtgtgttccatataattattattatcaccACTTCCTGCACTATCACTAGATGATGTTTCAAATTGAAATTCCTTTTCTTTATCGTTGTTAGTGCTTATATTTTGActtgttttatattcatattttatattttcatttatttctgtttctttatttattccaGTATTACCATCTCTATAGGATGTCGCAAAAAAATCgctaattatattaataaattttttcttaacgggtttaaaacaaatatagggaatatatgaattaatattttttgtatagtATGACATATGCATTTCTACAATATATAGCAATCTTTCTTTTAGTATATTagacaattttttaaaataatctcttattatattatatatattatctgtatatatttcaataaTATCTAAATATAGTATTTGAATGatttttctaataattttgatattatttaattggTAAATAGTTTGATTAacattatcatatatagCCAACCCAATATTAttcaatataatatttatagatgtatttaaattattgttAAATATGGAGTGGTATAAGTCTACTTctaattttgttatatatatagctaataagcatatattttttgtatatttaggaatataattttttgagaATTTGTcgaaaatttttaataaattattatttaatatttttaatcttGAACTTACATATAAACTTTCTAAAGAATTATATTCATCAATATACAACTCATTTTCATCTTggaattttaaatatataaaatgtattatatcttttacacaactacattttattttatatttatcataatattcTATCACATTTATATGCttattgaaatatattatattcacattattataaattttgtcAATTTCTTGTTCATCATTTGTATGAAATATAGACGTATTTTTCACAATATTTTCTAGATATCCTGATTTGCACTTTTCATGACTAATTTCGCCGCTTTTTATTTCGTCATTTTTTATGGGGGTACGTTTTGTTCCTTCTTTTTCTGTATGTATATCTCTATATTTGTTATCCTCGCTATTATCATTTGCATCactattatacatattttctACATATTGTTCGGCACATTCTtctctttttatattgcaCTTATTTTCATGGCTATTCGTACataccattttttttatttcctttgcatttttttcaacGTCAAATAAAGTTTTAGAATCAGAATCAGGATGGGTTATCTTggttatattattttgtgcTGAAGTAATAGTAACATCttgcttttttttgtgtgtatatttatCTGTATGCAATAATGATGGattgtaattattttcttcatttatattatttttttttcgaatttgatgattaaataatatattattattgttggaagtgttcatatttatatgatcatattttatttcttgtTCATAAGGCAtgatatcatatatattattttggtCATCacagttttttttatatggaatatttaaatctgtgttatttaaaacatccctaaacatatttataacatattttagtatccgtttaataatatattgataTTTGGTTAGCTTGTTTTTTGCGTTAAAATAAGttggattttttttaaaaaattttatagcCTTTTCCGAAGATTGGagcatataataaatttcgttttttttaacatttgtctttttttttattccattttttttataaaatttttttggaaaattgtttataaatgtatcatattttttactatcCAGTTTATCcttactatatatttttttttgatatttctTTTGAAATTTGTTTGTCACAATAttagaatttttttttttaataggATCTACAATTTCTTCTCTATTCCCGTCAAATTCATTTCCTTCTTTATCTTCAATTTCTATATCACTAGACAGGTCATATTGATCTACGTCCCATTCGGTGTTTTGCAAAAGCTCGCTAACTCCATCATATGGGctactattatatatgctaTATTTATCAGCTTTATCGACTTGTTCAATTTCACTAATATAACTATTATCTGAACTGGAAATAGTAGTATCAGTACTGATTGAATTGTTACTAGTTTGATCATCATCAAATTGTAATCtgttaaatatatctataaaatattgataTCCATTAgtttctatattatttataatagcTTCAAATCGCTCGGCATTTGTGTAATGTCTTAAATgatgtattattttgtttttatttaatttaatttgttttatttgagaatatttatcataataatttaaaaatatagaataaaaagttttataaatagaatgtttattttgtaCTAGTATATTCAATTCATCTTTTATAGCCTGATGGTAGTTTAATATGGcatgaatttttttaactatttCTTCTGAATTTGATgtccttttattttttattatttcaatttctttaatatttttatactcttcaaattttctattaagtttataaaataaataatagttTTCTATTTCCATAAACAAATCCTCATATTTCACCATTTCATTTTTGCTTTCTCTATCGTGGCAATAAAGTTTATCAATATTGAACTGAAAACTggtatatgtttttttttttttttcttcatttttaaaattattatttccgTCATAACATGAAACATTCCCAATctgatttatatattcataaagtTTGGAATATAATTCATCGTTTGGATCATGTTCCTCCATTTCATTCACACACATgtcaattatatttattttataccTTTTAAATCAATTTAAGGATTTATGCGCTTTTTATATGACCTATCATGTTTTCTCAGGAAACCTACATATATTATGgcaatatttatttatgtattttattgatatttgttaatttcgcaactgatttttatttactgaaatagtaataaacagaaataaaaacaaaaaggaTGGCTTGTTTTTATCGATAAATATTCTTATAAATATCTATCAGCGTTCTAAACAattgttatataattttttaaagtgCAAAGAATTAGAAAAGGTTAAGCAAATATTAACCCTACGGAAatttcacaaaaaaaaaatattaataaaataattcaatcttttttattttttgatgaTCACATTTTTTGTGATCCATGCGTGTAGTCATTCTAGTACTtatcaataaaaaattttaatacacaaatttttttcactttatatttatcaaaattttgaataaaatgataatacaTATTAAGCAAACATGGCTAACTTCTTAGGAACAAAAATTAGTGACATTGACTTAAATGaagtaaaaaaagaattaagaaaaaaaaataaaaattatgatgaatatgatttatatgtttattataaaaaattagtagatttagaaaaaattaaaaatgaaaaaaaaaaaaaaaggaaaagaaTTTTGAAAGAGGACGACGAGGGTTTTAAGCCTTGTAATTATATAtcaagtatatataataaaaataaaaataaaataacaaaaaacatatatgattatattgatcaatatgataatatatatgaggATATATACACCAATGATAATTTTCAAGAACAAAATAGCTACAcagataatataaattttaccTTTTTCAATGACAGCATTTCTTATGAACTGTTGAGaaaacataattatatagaCGGCATACCAATAGGGATACGCATAAATGAGATAGAATATTATAACAATAGTAATATAAgtaatttttcaaaaaattgtaaCAAACAAACTGAATCCCGATATAAATGCGAATCTTCTTTACAATCCAATAAGGATCCTAATAATTATTCTCAGAGCCAGGATATGaactattttaaaacaaatatagaTTTGAAATGTGAAATAGTAGAAGATAAAGAAGTAAATTTAGTAAAGCacaaagaaaagaaaactTATAAGTCGAATTttgtagaaaaaaaaataaacaaatgtGTAGAAAATAAGTGTCGAGAAATCGGACCTAAATTACCAGGCATATTTGATCAAgtaagaaaaaatgaaataatatacaaagaaaacaataatgaacgtttacaaaatgaatatttaaatattttgtcCAGAAGAAATCgtattatttcatttaagttaaaagaacaaaaagaatttgaaaaaaaaattaaagaaatatataaacccaaaaataattttgaaggggctttttttgataaggaaaaaacaagtataaaaaatattacaaaaaatgaattcgATGCAATTcgtattaattttttagaacataaaaatgatgaatatGACCAACATAAATTCACgatatataatgatatgAAAATAGATGGAATTATAGacaattttgaaaaaaaaaaaatatttgggCAGGTTAACAATTATGATAATTACTCGGACAGCTCTTGTGAATATATTCATACTGAATCtgatataagaaaaattaataagcatcttgaaataaaagattTAGATGAAGAAATGGAGGAAACACGAGCTATAACTAAAATGAGATATAACATAAGTAAAGAGAGAAATGAAAACATTATTGATAATATACAATATGGAAAAGAAAGATGTAAAATAAGCGATATAGAAGGGAgcattataaatttatttgcaTTATATGATACTTCAAATTATGAAAAGGTAGAGGTAATGGCGTTATTAGAATTTTAttcgattttttataaaagtaAAAGTAAACGTATTGATacaaataacaatattatttcttttcctaataatatgaacgacaaaaaaatggatgaaatatatagacAATACTcaaaattaacaaatttacaaaataaagaattaaGCAAAAAAGaactaataaatttatatgctccaaacaaaaaatggaCACGTGCAACTACAAATAacgaagaaaatgaaagtaaattggaaaatgatattgattctcttaaaaataaaattaattttaatgatttaaaaaaaaaaaatcgattcttatttttttgtaaaatgaaagagaataataatattaaaaaaaatgctcatattttttcaaaaacaGAATACAACGAATTTGACAATTTGTCAAATAtgctaaaaatatatcatcttaatttttacacaaataatataataaatgacTCCAGACATAATAACACAGATATGAAAATACACAATTATGAATTTTCGAAAagtatatatgaaaaattaacaatttCAGATATGTATAATAAGGATGATAATACTTCAAAAAATCATGAACCAACTTTAGATATTCTCTTTTTTAACATTCcatcgtttttttttatcacactttttaattcataaaACTTAAgagtattatttttgtttcgtaaattttaaaataattacattttgtttatttccttttcaTCGCTGCATTAATGATTTGcctatttttttaccaattcattttattatgtattatcacttttttgttttatccATAATTCTTTTGGAAATAGTAAATAcgtgtatatatacaaacctaaaaatattatcaacTTTTAAagtttccttttttttatattaagaATAATTGTAACCACTAAATATTTgggtataaataaatatatatattataacgGCGAAAttagttaaaaaaaatagttaaaacataatattgaaaataaatgaatatataattgaataaataacataaaaagATGGCAATTTATCAAACtgttaatttaaaataactTAATCATACAAAAGAAGGGAACAAAAAcaggaaaaaaaagagagtgtaaaaaaacacaaaaacaatttaaagACAAACGAGTTTATgagtttattatttaaaggcatattatatatatatatataatcatagataatatttaaaagcaaaaaaaagacaaacatatatcatatttatatgtaacATAAGAATAATCATCtagatatatatgtttattaaaattagtTCCAGTCATTATCTTCAGGTAATTTAAACTGCTCGTTTTCAACAATACCCTTTTCATCATCTGCCATTACATCTTCAAAAGGTGCAGCTTCTCCAGCCATTGCTGCAGCGCTACTTCCTgctataaaattataaccAACACCTATGCATCCAATTATAGCTAATCCTCCAATAATACCACCAGCAATTTTATATCCGTTATTAGATTTAGACTGctttttacttttattcTCTTCATAATCTTTACTTGGAATTTCAGGTTCAagtttatcattattatttgcattattataatatatatattcatcatTTGATCGATGAGGTTTTGGTATTCTTTCTTCTTGACCTTTATATGGGTTATCATCCGTTGGTGGTACATGCTTATTGggtatatttttgtttgaGTTTATCgtattatttgaattatcACCATTATCATTTGGTCTGGGATATTCTACTTGTGAGTCAGATGGACTTTCTGGTAGATTGTTTGGGAGTTCATTACTCTCTTCTGGGATGATAGGTTTATCTGGTACTGCACCTGGAGCTATTATGGGTTCTATAGGTTCATCTGGTATTATAAATGGATTTTCAACTTCTGGATTTAATGGTTCTGCACCCCCTGATGGCTCTTCTGGTTTTATTGGTAAAATTGGATTATCTGGGTTGACTGGTTCTGCTGGCTCTGCTGGTTCTGCTGGTTCTGCTGGTTCTGCTGGTTTTGCTGGTTCTGCTGGTTCTGCTGGCTCTGCTGGTTCTGCTGGTTCTGCTGGTTCTGCTGGTTCTGCTGGTTCTGCTGGTTCTGCTGGTTCTGCTGGTTCTGCTGGTTCTGCTGGTTCTGCTGGTTCTGCTGGTTCTGCTGGTTCTGCTGGTTCTGCTGGTTCTGCTGGTTCTGCTGGTTCTATAGGTTCTACAGGTTTTACTGGCACATCTGGAACTTTAATAGGAATGACAGGAGGAGCTACCGGTTTTGGTGGGCAATCACGAACCTTACATGGGGCAGTCATCTCTCCAGCACAATTAGGATGTAAtacttttctttttctaatttttgTTCCATTGTCACATGTAGTAGAACATTCACTCCATTCTTCCCATTTTCCACAAAGAGCAACTTTTTCTACTTCCTGACAAACTTTAGAAAGAAAAGGTTTTATCATAGTTTGGGCTTGATCCCAACTACCATAAGAGTAGTATGGACATGGTCCGAGTTTACCACATCCAACTAAAATTCtattaaacatattattaacaCCTGCACCAACGCCTATGATTGCAACGTTTacatcttttttttttaattgattTACAACCGTAGTAGATttctttaaattatttgggATACCATctgttaatataataactaATTGTATTGCATTGGGCcgattcatttttttttgaattaaatTATCAACATTCAATAATGCACTCGTTAAATTTGTAGTACCATGTGGtgaataattattttgaagTTGTGCAATTATAAAACGTAGCGAGGCTTTACTAGTCGATCCATATCTTTTAAGTCTGACTAATTCACGTGCATATGTTGAAAAAAGTGTCatagatatattaatttcatctcttgaaatatttaagtTATCAACCAAAGTAGTGAGCATTGGAATAACATGACTAATCCAATTGCTATGACCAATACTTCCTGAGCCAtccaataatatatgaagGTCGATTTGTTCGTTACATACTTCTTCACTATACTTTATTTCGTCAAGAATTTCCTGACCATTAAGAAACACACTTATGCATAATAAAAGcacaacaaaaaaatatttactatTTCCTAAGAGCTtcatatttctttttataagGGAAAGGGAAAATGGGCAAATTATGTGTCTATGtatgtatt
This DNA window, taken from Plasmodium berghei ANKA genome assembly, chromosome: 13, encodes the following:
- a CDS encoding conserved oligomeric Golgi complex subunit 3, putative; protein product: MCVNEMEEHDPNDELYSKLYEYINQIGNVSCYDGNNNFKNEEKKKKTYTSFQFNIDKLYCHDRESKNEMVKYEDLFMEIENYYLFYKLNRKFEEYKNIKEIEIIKNKRTSNSEEIVKKIHAILNYHQAIKDELNILVQNKHSIYKTFYSIFLNYYDKYSQIKQIKLNKNKIIHHLRHYTNAERFEAIINNIETNGYQYFIDIFNRLQFDDDQTSNNSISTDTTISSSDNSYISEIEQVDKADKYSIYNSSPYDGVSELLQNTEWDVDQYDLSSDIEIEDKEGNEFDGNREEIVDPIKKKNSNIVTNKFQKKYQKKIYSKDKLDSKKYDTFINNFPKKFYKKNGIKKKTNVKKNEIYYMLQSSEKAIKFFKKNPTYFNAKNKLTKYQYIIKRILKYVINMFRDVLNNTDLNIPYKKNCDDQNNIYDIMPYEQEIKYDHINMNTSNNNNILFNHQIRKKNNINEENNYNPSLLHTDKYTHKKKQDVTITSAQNNITKITHPDSDSKTLFDVEKNAKEIKKMVCTNSHENKCNIKREECAEQYVENMYNSDANDNSEDNKYRDIHTEKEGTKRTPIKNDEIKSGEISHEKCKSGYLENIVKNTSIFHTNDEQEIDKIYNNVNIIYFNKHINVIEYYDKYKIKCSCVKDIIHFIYLKFQDENELYIDEYNSLESLYVSSRLKILNNNLLKIFDKFSKNYIPKYTKNICLLAIYITKLEVDLYHSIFNNNLNTSINIILNNIGLAIYDNVNQTIYQLNNIKIIRKIIQILYLDIIEIYTDNIYNIIRDYFKKLSNILKERLLYIVEMHMSYYTKNINSYIPYICFKPVKKKFINIISDFFATSYRDGNTGINKETEINENIKYEYKTSQNISTNNDKEKEFQFETSSSDSAGSGDNNNYMEHTYNINMLNEKNVYKNFNFSNFQFSKDSTLPLAGINVNIIGTILILKTLNYIIEQNIFMDIFKECLINSFNSLTHIYKENTKNNDDTGKNDNSSNTINTDLFFIKNLSFLIYLFYNVTNDTDYFKLYLNQELTHDLLYQQINNKIRKDKEPPKIRDITNLTQGQEYSIFYFIKKVYNISSTDDIQYKILSSFNQSMHNFFITTIARVCFPLINILSVEYKDKLLEKEESIKNTIEEFLNGKNEQADDQDNGSSNYIKIDFSYLKNVNFDLLQSYGKKIEEENDENEENEKNDDINILKTNLDSFKKGLYKLFPKIYFYVKLFIISNADNHFKGNQFFYSLFNYIIGVLKYKIIFLLSEVYLLLGYKYPKCVKLIFEEKYIEDIFLFLKSNDYSCNFEDIQKCYELKKSYDIFSD
- a CDS encoding sporozoite surface protein 2, producing MKLLGNSKYFFVVLLLCISVFLNGQEILDEIKYSEEVCNEQIDLHILLDGSGSIGHSNWISHVIPMLTTLVDNLNISRDEINISMTLFSTYARELVRLKRYGSTSKASLRFIIAQLQNNYSPHGTTNLTSALLNVDNLIQKKMNRPNAIQLVIILTDGIPNNLKKSTTVVNQLKKKDVNVAIIGVGAGVNNMFNRILVGCGKLGPCPYYSYGSWDQAQTMIKPFLSKVCQEVEKVALCGKWEEWSECSTTCDNGTKIRKRKVLHPNCAGEMTAPCKVRDCPPKPVAPPVIPIKVPDVPVKPVEPIEPAEPAEPAEPAEPAEPAEPAEPAEPAEPAEPAEPAEPAEPAEPAEPAEPAEPAEPAEPAKPAEPAEPAEPAEPAEPVNPDNPILPIKPEEPSGGAEPLNPEVENPFIIPDEPIEPIIAPGAVPDKPIIPEESNELPNNLPESPSDSQVEYPRPNDNGDNSNNTINSNKNIPNKHVPPTDDNPYKGQEERIPKPHRSNDEYIYYNNANNNDKLEPEIPSKDYEENKSKKQSKSNNGYKIAGGIIGGLAIIGCIGVGYNFIAGSSAAAMAGEAAPFEDVMADDEKGIVENEQFKLPEDNDWN